A single region of the Ctenopharyngodon idella isolate HZGC_01 chromosome 21, HZGC01, whole genome shotgun sequence genome encodes:
- the LOC127504061 gene encoding odorant receptor 131-2-like: MSNFNASKSNLTQTLLILDQDAPMKAFLFVTPCVIFLYVNGVMLFTLRKKTVFQEASRYILFGHMLWVDTLNLFMNLLLYICAVSRILIMKNVCLVLLNAATALFQVSTLNLALMSLERYVAICIPLRHAEITNFERTHLAFGVVWIMGLFQSLSEVIIFYSIDSTNTAMPLFCSRTTLFRLQIYKKLDIAFTCIFFVSVCFVIIFTYASIAAVAKTAACDKASAKKANKTVLLHLIQLGLGASSILVGVIQEPIYVYTDPTTAINVMYFCFLVFIIFPKCLSPLIYGLRDQAFSCLFKYYFTLGKGKVKPVIIDQNV; encoded by the coding sequence ATGTCTAATTTTAATGCTTCTAAATCGAACCTCACTCAGACTCTGTTGATTTTGGATCAAGATGCACCAATGAAGGCATTTTTGTTTGTGACCCCATGTGTTATTTTCCTTTATGTCAATGGGGTAATGCTCTTCACTTTGAGGAAAAAGACTGTTTTTCAGGAGGCATCCCGCTACATTCTCTTTGGTCACATGCTTTGGGTCGATACGctcaatctctttatgaatttaCTGTTGTATATATGTGCTGTCAGTAGgattttaattatgaaaaatgtctgtCTTGTTCTTCTCAATGCTGCAACAGCTCTTTTTCAGGTCTCTACTTTAAATCTGGCTTTGATGTCACTGGAGAGGTATGTGGCCATCTGCATCCCTCTCAGACATGCAGAAATCACCAATTTTGAAAGAACTCACTTAGCTTTCGGTGTTGTTTGGATCATGGGTTTGTTTCAGTCCCTGTCTGAGGTGATTATTTTCTATTCCATTGATTCTACAAACACAGCAATGCCTTTGTTCTGTTCAAGAACTACTCTTTTTAGACTGCAGATATATAAGAAACTCGATATAGCTTTCACATGTATATTTTTCGTCTCTGTGTGTTTTGTTATTATCTTTACTTATGCTTCTATAGCAGCTGTGGCTAAAACAGCTGCCTGTGATAAGGCATCAGCCAAAAAAGCCAACAAGACTGTTCTGTTGCATCTAATACAGCTGGGTCTTGGGGCATCATCCATTTTAGTTGGAGTTATCCAAGAACCTATTTATGTTTATACTGACCCTACGACTgcaataaatgtaatgtatttttgctttttagTGTTTATAATTTTCCCTAAATGTCTAAGTCCTCTTATATATGGCCTGAGAGACCAGGCCTTCAgctgtttatttaaatactaCTTCACACTTGGTAAAGGTAAAGTCAAACCAGTTATAATAGATCAAAACGTTTAG
- the diablob gene encoding diablo, IAP-binding mitochondrial protein b, translated as MAAYRRRLFAAGLSCAASLMNRSSCQSSRRLAVLPTLIRKNWKTLSVTGALCAVPFIQKPENLSHKDLVRRAASLVTDSTNTFVSQTTLALLDSITVYVKAVNSLVTLHKRYMASIGRLSPAEENAIWQVILGHRQEVIDKRKDYKQFESCWMTAINLSKLATDAAFNAGADQASVTAQSSLQVAQSQVEHFQQLMQEAERELKDSKAENSERIQNHSTGVGDEDIPDAYLRED; from the exons ATGGCGGCTTACAGAAGGAGATTGTTCGCTGCTGGACTGAG CTGTGCTGCTTCCTTGATGAACAGAAGCTCCTGTCAGAGCAGTCGCAGACTGGCTGTGCTGCCCACACTCATCAGGAAGAACTGGAAGACGCTGAGTGTCACAGGTGCTCTGTGTGCTGTTCCTTTCATCCAG AAACCAGAAAATCTGTCTCATAAAGATCTGGTACGGAGAGCAGCGTCTCTGGTCACTGACAGTACTAATACTTTTGTCTCACAAACTACTTTAGCGCTGCTGGACTCCATCACAGTTTATGTTAAG GCTGTAAACAGTCTTGTGACATTACACAAGCGCTATATGGCTTCTATCGGCAGACTTTCTCCTGCGGAGGAGAATGCTATCTGGCAGGTCATCCTTGGCCATCGTCAGGAG GTAATTGACAAGAGAAAGGATTACAAACAATTTGAATCCTGCTGGATGACTGCCATCAATCTCTCAAAGCTAGCAACAGATGCAGCCTTCAATGCAG GGGCTGACCAAGCTTCTGTGACCGCACAGAGCAGTCTACAGGTCGCACAGTCACAGGTGGAACATTTTCAACAGCTGATGCAGGAGGCTGAGAGAGAACTCAAAGACTCTAAAGCTGAGAACAGTGAGAGGATTCAAAACCACAGCACTGGAGTGGGGGATGAGGACATCCCAGATGCATATCTACGAGAGGACTAG